From Roseofilum reptotaenium CS-1145, one genomic window encodes:
- the aroB gene encoding 3-dehydroquinate synthase, translating to MVSGSTVRVELGALSYEIAIAPGSLDELGSRMAQFPSDIKGLGKKVLVVSNPTIADYYAEQAIASLTDAGFTVYSHLIPAGEQYKTLDSIQTIYDCALENRLERSSTLVALGGGVIGDMTGFAAATWLRGVNFVQVPTSLLAMVDASIGGKTGVNHPLGKNLIGAFYQPRLVWIDPQVLKTLPEREFRAGMAEVIKYGVIWDLELFERLERSKRLDRFEEIEPELLNLILTRSCEAKAQVVSEDEKEAGLRAILNYGHTIGHAIESLTGYEQVIHGEAVAIGMVAVSKIALKMGFWGQDWDQRQLALIEKTGLPTRIPSQVSIESILDSLQTDKKVKSGRVRFILPTEHTEAKITDQVPPDILREVLASLGAS from the coding sequence TTGGTTTCAGGGTCTACGGTGCGGGTGGAGTTGGGGGCATTGTCTTATGAGATTGCGATCGCCCCAGGCTCTCTTGACGAACTTGGCTCTCGTATGGCTCAGTTTCCTTCGGACATAAAAGGTTTGGGGAAAAAGGTGCTGGTGGTGTCTAATCCTACGATCGCAGATTACTACGCAGAACAGGCGATCGCTTCCTTAACCGATGCTGGTTTTACCGTCTACTCCCATCTGATCCCCGCAGGAGAACAATACAAAACCCTGGACTCCATTCAAACTATCTATGATTGTGCCCTGGAAAACCGCCTAGAGCGCTCCTCTACCCTCGTCGCCCTTGGTGGTGGTGTAATTGGTGATATGACTGGGTTTGCCGCTGCCACATGGCTCAGGGGAGTCAACTTTGTGCAAGTCCCCACCTCTCTACTCGCCATGGTGGATGCTTCCATTGGCGGTAAAACGGGAGTCAATCATCCCTTGGGCAAAAATCTGATTGGGGCATTTTATCAACCGCGTCTTGTTTGGATTGACCCCCAAGTGCTAAAAACTCTACCAGAGCGAGAATTTCGGGCAGGAATGGCGGAAGTCATTAAGTATGGAGTGATTTGGGATTTAGAGCTATTTGAGCGACTTGAACGGTCAAAACGGCTGGATCGGTTTGAGGAGATTGAACCAGAGTTATTGAACTTAATTTTAACTCGTTCCTGTGAAGCCAAGGCGCAGGTAGTGAGTGAGGATGAGAAGGAAGCCGGGTTACGGGCAATTCTCAATTATGGACATACGATTGGTCATGCGATCGAGAGTTTAACGGGTTATGAGCAGGTGATTCACGGCGAAGCAGTGGCGATCGGGATGGTAGCCGTCAGTAAAATAGCTCTGAAGATGGGATTCTGGGGACAAGATTGGGATCAGCGTCAGTTAGCGTTAATTGAAAAAACTGGCTTACCCACACGCATTCCCTCACAAGTGAGCATTGAGAGCATTTTAGATAGCTTGCAAACCGATAAAAAGGTAAAATCGGGTCGCGTTCGGTTTATTTTACCCACAGAACACACGGAAGCAAAGATTACTGACCAAGTTCCGCCCGATATCTTGCGGGAAGTATTAGCCAGTTTAGGTGCGTCTTGA